TCAAGATAAGCAGCGTGTCTTCTATAACGCTATGACAGAGGCCGAGAAAGCACAGTGCAAGCGTGCTATCCCGCTTGTTAAGCGCACCGTTTTGCACATCCCGAATCAGCAACCCTGCGCCGTAGCTTAATCCCAACGTGAACCCAATCACGGTAACGTTAGCCGCCGAACGGCCAATGCCTAATAGTTTGAGTAGTGGTAGCAAGCCAAGATGAATCCAGCGCTCCAGGCCGAGCTTTTTCAGAAGTTTTAGGAGCACAATCAGCGCTAAAATAATCACAAAGATAAGCGCTAGGGTTTCAAGCTGTGCTATAGCCCAGTTGCTTAGCGTCGGCGCTGGTGACAAGCTTGGTTGCCATACCAGTGCTGCTGGCGCTTGCAACAAACCAAAATACGAATAGAAGCAGTGCAAGAGCCAAGCAAGCAGCAAAGCCCCACCTACGCGCAGGAGTAACGTAGCCCACCACGGTACGCCAGCGCGCTTGGCGACAGCCCCTTCAACAGGAATCGAATGCCCTATCAGCATCAATGCACCCAGCACCGTTACTTGCTCGGTACTCAAGTGCATATCACCGGCTACTTGAAGAAAGACCACAATGGCGGTGTACAAGTTGGTAAAGAGCGCCGCCGCCCACACAACGCCCAACTGCTCGGGCAAGCCGAGTATGCTCATTAATGGAGCCAATACCGTTCCCAGCCAGCCAATGACACCCAAGAGTTCTAATGCTTTGACGATAAGCAATGCCGGAATCAGGATTTTGAGCAACGTCAGGTACACGCGCAGCGCATCTTTTAATAGGTGGGTTATCCAAGCCAATAGATGATGAATTGTTATCTGCATCAAGCCTCCGTTGCCATCCTTAGAACAACGGTTATGATAATGGGGCTCACGCAGAATCTTCTTTTCAATTCCGCACTAACAATCACTATTCGTTCTTTATGAGCTCAGGAAGGACATTTTATTTCATGGACGCCATTGATCGACGAATCCTTGATCAGCTTCAGCGTAACTCCAGCCTGACCAACCAAGCACTAGCAGATAAGATAGGACTTTCACCTTCCGCCTGCTTAAAGCGCGTTAATCGATTACGCGGCGCTGGAATCATTGAGCAGGAGGTAGCACTACTCAACCCTGACGCCCTAGAGCAGTGCCTACACATGGTGGTTGAAGTCACCATGGAGCGGGATAAAAAATCACTCTACCAGCGTTTTCTAACAACAGCGCTGAGCGCCCCTGAAGTGAAGCAGTGCTATCAGGTAACCGACGAGTGTGATTTTGTATTGATAGTGACAGTCGCTGATTTAGATGAGTACGACCGTTTCTGCGATCGCGTACTTTATGGCGACGACAATATGCGTAAGTTCCGCACGCTACTGTCACGTAAGCGGCATAAGTTTGATACGTCTGTGCAGCTCAGTCGTTGAGTGCTGCTCACGCCGTCAACCCAATCCCGCGCAAAATCACCGAGGTCACCGACTGCACGGCCTTTTCGAACTGTAAGTCGTCCAGCGGTTGGTCGTCATTAAGCAAGCAGATTTGGTAGTCAAAATCAGCGTAGTGCTGGGTGGAGGCCCAAATCATATAAAGGAGGTATGAAGGCTCGACGGGGTTGATTTGACCTGACTCGACCCACTCGCGAATTTTCGACTCTTTCAGCTTGGCCCATTCATAAAGGTTGTCGCGCAGGCGTTCTTTAAGGATCGGCGCGCCCTGCATGACTTCGGCCGCCCAAACTTTCGAGCCGTGGGCGCGGTTGCGGGAGTGGTTCATCTTGGCGCGAATATAGGTGGAAAGCACCACGCGAGGATCATCGTAGAGCTCGAAGCAGAGCGCATCCTGTTTCCACACCTCGAGAAGCTCTAACAGAACATCTTGATACAGCGCTTTTTTGGTCGAGAAGTAGTAGTGCACGTTGGACTTGGGGATCTCTGCCAGTTGTGCGATTTCGCCCATGGAAGCACCGGCATAACCCTTTTCGGCAAACAGTTGCTCTGCCGCCTGAAGAATCTTCTTAACGTTGGTCTGGCGAATTTCGTCCTGGGTTCTTGCCACGCTGTACTCGTCCCTTACGTCGAAGATGGCACCAAAAAAAGCACCGTCGCAGAACGACGGTGCTGAGAAGATCTCCTATTTACCTTAGAACGTCAACTTTGATTGGCAGGGAACGAGAACTCCGCCCGTGTCGCTTCGCTCGCGGATGGCCAGCGCTGAGAAACTGCTTTCCGGCGGGTGTAGAAGCGCACCGAGTCTGGCCCGTAGGCGTGCAAGTCGCCAAACAACGAGCGCTTCCAACCACCAAAGCTGTGGTAGGCCACGGGCACTGGTAGCGGCACGTTCACCCCGACCATGCCAACCTCGATAGCATCGGTAAAGCGACGGGCAGCTTCGCCATCGCGGGTGAACAGGCAGGTGCCGTTGCCGTACTCGTGGTCGTTGATCAGTTGCATGGCGTCGTCCAGGCTAGCGACCCGCATGACGCAGAGCACTGGCCCGAAGATCTCTTCCTGGTAAATGCGCATTTCGGCGGTGACGTTATCGAATAGGCAGCCACCCACAAAATAGCCTTCCTCGAAGCCTGCGACTTTCAGGTCACGGCCATCGGCGACCAGCGTCGCGCCAGCCCTTACGCCATCTTCGATGTAGCCAAGTACTTTATCGCGGTGCTCCGCCGTCACCAGTGGCCCCATATCCAGATCCCGCTTGGTGCCGGGGCCAACTTTTAGCTGAGCGATTTTAGGAAGTAGGGTTTCAACCAAACGCTCTGCGGTCTGGTCGCCCACGCAGACCGCTACCGAGATCGCCATGCAGCGCTCGCCACAACTACCAAACGCTGCGCCCATTAAGGTATTGGCGGCGTTCTCCAGGTCGGCATCCGGCAGCACTACCGCGTGGTTCTTCGCCCCACCCAATGCCTGAACGCGCTTACCCGCAGCGGAACCGCGCGAATAAATCGCTTCGGCAACTGGCGTTGAGCCAACAAAGGAAATGGCTTTAACGGCCTTGGCATCTAACAGCGTTTCCACCGCTTCGCGCCCGCCGTGAATTACATTCATGACACCTTTGGGTAGCCCCGCTTCTTGAAGCAGTTCAGCTACGGCCATGGCCGCTGAAGGATCTTTCTCTGAAGGTTTAAGGATGAAGGTATTACCGCAGGCAATCGCCATGGGATACATCCACAGCGGCACCATGGCGGGGAAGTTAAACGGGGTAATACCTGCCACCACACCCAACGGCTGGAAGTTTGACCAAGCATCAATGCCCGGCCCTACATTGTGGGAGTACTCACCTTTTAGCAGCTCCGGCACACCGCAAGCATACTCGACGTTCTCGATGCCGCGCTTGAGTTCGCCCATGGCATCTTCGGGGGTTTTGCCGTGCTCTTCGCTGACCAGCTGTACCAAGCGGTTAGCATTATCTTCGAGCAATTGCTTAAAGCGGTACATCACCTGGGCGCGCTTAGCGGGCGGCGTATCTCGCCAGGCGGGAAACGCCGCTTGGGCGCCGGCAATGGCGCGCTCTACATCGGCGGCATCTGCGTCAGCCACTTGGCGAATCACTTTACCCGTTGAAGGGTTGGTCACATCCAGCGTGCGCTTACTTTCAACTAACTCGCCGTTGATCAGGTGGGAAACAACACTCATATTTAAACTCTCTGAAATTTAGGTCAGTCGGTTATGCCAACGACTCTTAGGCTAACGAATCCAGGGTGGTGGCCACCGCGTCGAACAAGCGCTCCAGCTCGGCCTCGGTAGTGCCAAAGGGAGGGCCAAACTGCAGAGTGTCGCCGCCGTAGCGCACGTAGAAGCCAGCCTCCCAAAGCGCCATATGAGCATCCCTCGGGCGAATGATGGGGTCGCCGTGCCGTGGCGTTAGCTGAATGGCACCCGCTAAGCCGTAGTTACGAATATCGACAACGTGATTGCGGCCTTTCAGGGCGTGCAGTTTCTGCTCAAAGGCAGGTGCGATGGCGCTAACCTGAGCTGGGAAGTTTTCTCGCTCCATCATCTCAAGCGCAGCCAGACCCGCCGCGCAGGCCACTGGGTGGGCGCTGTAGGTGTAACCATGGGGGAATTCAACGGCGTGTTGGGGGCCACCGGCGTGCATAAAGGTGTCGAAAATCTCGCTGGAAGCGATCACTGCGCCCATGGGGATGGCGCCGTTGGTGATCTGCTTCGCCACGTTCATGATATCCGGCGTTACGCCAAAGGCTTGGGCGCCGGTGGTCGCGCCACTGCGCCCAAAGGCGGTAATCACTTCGTCAAAAATCAGCAGGATGTCATGGGCAGTACAGATCTCACGCAGCCGATCCAGATAGCCTTTTGGCGGCACGATAACACCCGCAGAGCCGGACATTGGCTCAACAATCACCGCCGCAATGGTGGAGGCATCGTGCAGGGCGATTTGATCGAGCAATGCATCGGCAAGCTCGGCACCGGTTTCCGCTTGGCCACGAGTGTAGGCGTGACCAGACTGAAGGGTATGCGGCAGATGCGTTACGTCCATCAACTGGCCGTAGTGTTTGCGATTGCCACCAATCCCGCCCAGGCTGGTACCGCCAATATTCACCCCGTGGTAGCCCTTGGCGCGGCCGATCATGCGGGTCTTCTCAGGTTTACCTTTTAGCCGCCAGTAGGCCTTGGCCATCTTCACCGAGGTATCAGCGGCTTCCGAACCTGAGTTGGTGAAAAACACATGATCCAGCCCGGATGGCGTAAGGCTGGCCACCTTTTCCGCCAGTCTGAACGCCAGCGGGTGGCCAATTTGAAAACCAGGTGCAAAGTCGAGACTGCCTAGCTGTGCCGCTACGGCTTTTTGGATCTCTTCACGGTTATGCCCCGCGCCGCAGGTCCATAGCCCGGAAAGCGAATCAAACAGCTTACGGCCCTGGTCATCAATGTAGTAGCGCCCTTCCGCCCCGGCGATAACCCGCGGATTGGCATGGAAGTCGCGGTTAGCACTAAACGGCATCCAGTAGTGCTGATTAAGCGCCGTTTTAGAAGACCCCTCCTCCATAGAAGAGCTCGATGCTTCAGGCTTCGTTTTGCTTTTTATTCCAAACATGCTGTCCAGCTCCATCGCTATAAGACTTGGTCTCAGCATGCGCCAGCAAACACGTTTATAAAATTACGCTTTTCTTTTGTTCACGTTAGAGAATCTATACGTAACGTCGGCTTTTTTATCTCTACTCTAGCAATGAGCCAAACAATAATCGGGGAGTCGCCAGCTTCCTCCGTGCTCAATAAAAGGAAGTCATATGAACTCGTTTGCTGAACCGAAAATCGCTACAGCTGATTTGCGCACTGACAGTGACCGCCTCTGGGAAGCACTAATGGAGATGGCCAAACTAGGCGCCACCCCTAAAGGCGGCGTTAATCGCCAGGCGCTTACCGATCTAGAACGCCAGGGGCGTGACCTCTTTATCCAGTGGTGCCGTGCCGAGGGCTGCACGATACGGATTGATAATATCGGCAATATTTTTGCCCGCCGGGAAGGCAGCGACCCCAACGCCAAAACTGTCATGGCAGGCAGCCACTTGGATAGCCAGCCTACCGGCGGCAAGTACGATGGCTGCTTCGGCGTGCTCTCTGGCCTGGAAGTGATCCGCACCCTTAACCAGCACAACATCACCACGCAATCCCCTATCGAAGTCGTAGCCTGGACTAACGAAGAGGGCTGTCGCTTTCCGCCCTGCATGATGGGCTCCGGGGTGTTCAGCGGCGAGCTGGAATTTGACGCCATGATGGCGCGCACCGACGCTGATGGCGTCACGGTAAGCGATGCCCTGGACGCCATTCACTACCGCGGCTGCGACAGCGTCTCGCCAGATGAGATCAAAGCTTACTTTGAACCACACATTGAACAGGGCCCGATTTTGGAAGATACCGACACCACTATTGGTGTGGTTATCGGCGGACTTGGGCAGAAGTGGTTCGACTTAACGCTGACTGGACTTGAAGCCCACGCAGGCCCTACACCGATGAACCTACGTCGGGATGCTATGATGGGCGCAGCCGAAGTCACCCAAGCGCTCAACCGTATCGCCTTTGAACATCAGCCCCACGGCCGTGGCACGGTGGGCTGCATGACGCTGCACCCCGGTTCACGTAACGTGATTCCCGGTCAGGTTAAAATGACTCTGGATATGCGCCACTGGGAGCCTGAAGCCCTTATCGCAATGGGCAAAGCGGTGGCCGCCGCCGTGGAAGACATTTGCCAACGCCACGGGCTGGCATATGAATTAACGCCCACAGCGGATTTTGCCCCGGAACACTTCAACAAAGAGTGTGTTGATGCGGTGCGTGAAGGGGCGAAGCAGCTAGGCCTATCGCATATGGACATCATCAGCGGCGCGGGCCACGATGCGATGTTTGTAGGCCGCGTAGCTCCTGCGGCAATGATCTTTATTCCCTGCAAGGACGGCATTAGTCACAACGAGATCGAAAGCGCCACGCCGGAACACGTTCATGCAGGCTGTAACGTTCTGCTCCACGCCATGCTGGACGCTGCTGGCCTAGCGGAATAGGTATTAAGTCACCAATGGGTTGCGCCGCTAAACGGTAAAATCCACGCGTGCCCGCGCCAGCTCAGCAAACCGCGTGCGGGAGGGTTTAAAGCCCACTCCAGGCGGCCAAGCTAGCCAGGCATCGGGCACCATAAAGCCGGGTAGCGCTTCGCGTACCCAAGTGCTTAGCGCCTGTTCTGTCACGCCTTCTCCATGCCAATCGATAAACGCCACCGGGCGCTCCCCCCACTCGGGGTGGGGCACCGGTACCACTAGCGCCTGGGCAACGCCGGGGTGGTCGACCAAGCGCTGCTCGATTGCTTCTGGCTGAATATTCTCGCCACCGGAGATAAAGCCGTTATCGAGCCGACCTTCCACCACCAGCGCACCTTCCGAATTGAAGTGCCCCTTGTCGCGGGTGGCAAACCAGCCTTCGTCATTGAGGGCTGGATCAATCTCGCCGTTATTCAAATAACCGCAGAACAGGGTCTCGCCACGCACCTGTATCTCACCCTCAACAACCCTCACTTCACGATCCGGCAACGCCTTACCGACGACGCCCGGTGCGGTGGGTATACCAGTGCAAACCTGGCTGGCCATTTCCGATAACCCATAGCTAACCTTCGGTGTTAGCCCCAAGGAGGTCATCTTTGCAACCAACGGAGCGGGAATCGCCGCGCCGCCCAGTAGCAGCTCGCGCAACTGCGTGCGCTGGGGCGAAAAGCCCGCCTTCAGCAGCCGCCAAAGCTGAGTAGGCACTAGTGAAAGGTGGGTAATCGATTGTTGCTCAAGGCGTGCGGGAAGCGTGTGCGGCTCGTCATCAAGAATAATCCGCCCACCGGCCATAAAAACGCGGAACGGAATAGCGTAGCCACCGATATGAAACAGCGGCAGCGAGAGTAGCCAGCCACTGTTTTGATCAACGGGAATAAACGACGCCGAGCCACGAGCGGAGGCCAAATGATTGGCCACGCGATGCAGCACCGCCTTGGGCGTACCGCTGGAGCCTGAGGTAAAAATGGTGTTGCACAGCTGGCGCCCATCGAGCGCCGGAGGCTCATCTGCATCAGCTTCCGCCAGGAAATCCAGGGTAATCGACGTTAGCTGGGAGGAGTAATCGTCGACGCTTTCCGTTTGGCAAACGCTGCCAGCCTGCAAGCGTTTGGCCATGTCGAGCTGCTGGGCAACAGGAAAGGCAGGGTTAAGCGGGCAGAAAACAACCCCAGCCCGCAGGCAGGCCCACGCCAGCAGCAAAGACTCAAGTGAGCCTTTTGCAGGAACCACTAGCCGATCACCTGGCACAAAACCTTTCCGAGCCAGTTGCTGCGCTAAAGATGCGACGCGGCGATTGAGTGTTAGGTAACTAAGCTTTACCGAGCCCGCCTCTATGGCGATATGCTGCGGGGCCTCTTTGGCCCAGTAGTGAATAGGGCAAGTATCTTTCACGCTGAATTTTCCATGTTAGAAAGGCAGTGCAAGCTTTCTGTCATCACTTCGCCCGTTGCAGTGGTCACGCGCTCGGTAAGCCAGTGGCCAGTATCCAGCCCCGGCGGCTCATCGGGCGCCCACACGCTAGCCAGCCGACTCAACAGCCCAAGGCCCAGATCGGACTCAAAGCTAGAGGAGATCACCACGCGAAGGTTACCCGCCCTTGCTCGTTGAACGAGTGCCCCGCAGATGCTTAGCGAGCCGACCAGCGAGGGTTTGATCACCAGGGCTTTAAGCTGCGGGTGATAGTTCCACTCCTCCCCGCGCGTTAGCGTTTCATCCAGGGCAATGGCCACCCCGGTGGCTTCTGCAACAGCGATAGTGTCAGCGAAGGTAGCGCAGGGCTCTTCCAGGTAGTCGATCTGTTTAAGGGGCAGGCGCTCACAGAAGCGCTGAGCTTCTTGCCGTGTCCAGCCGCCGTTGGCATCCAGAATCAGCTTGGTCGTCGGCAGCCGGGCGGCAAGCTGTTCGATCAGCGCTAGCTCCTCTTCCATAGCATAGCGCGCCACCTTTAGCTTAAGCCGAGACGGTGGCGACGCTTGCCAATCGGCGGTTGGAAGAGACTGGATTAGCGCGGCAGGCGCACCCTGGAGCAACGGGTAGGGCGGCAAAGAAGCAGGAAGATTGCTTGGCCAAGAGCGTTGGGCGCAGTCAAACCCAAACTGCACCGATTGCAGTGCTGGGGAGACTTTTTCGCCTCGGCTCAACGCAGCCAAACAGGCCAGACTTTCGGCTTCAGCTTCCGCCAGCGTTTCAGTCGAGAAGCCAGGTAGCGGGGCAATCTCGCCCCACTGCCCGTTAATGGAAACTAACAGCCCTTCTCTATTCGCCAGCCGCTCTCCTTTAAACACTAACGGCTGGAGGAACGGGAGGGAGTAGCGATAGAGCGCCAGCTGCATTAAGGGTTACGCGGGTAGCGGGAGAAGTCCGGGCGGCGCTTTTCGTTAAAGGCGTTACGGCCCTCCTGCCCCTCTTCGGTCATGTAGTAGAGCATGGTGGCATTGCCCGCCAATTCCTGCAGCCCGGCCTGGCCGTCGCAGTCGGCATTGAGCGCGGCTTTTAGGCAACGCAGCGCCATGGGGCTGTGCTGTAGCATTTCCCGGCACCAGCGCACGCTCTCTTTTTCCAGTTCGTCCAATGGCACCACGTGGTTCACCAGCCCCATTTCCAGCCCTTGGGCGGCGCTATATTGGCGGCATAAAAACCAGATCTCCCGGGCTTTTTTCTGGCCCACAATGCGCGCCATATAAGAAGCGCCGTAGCCGCCATCGAAGGAGCCGACTTTAGGGCCTGTTTGGCCGAAAATCGCGTTGTCGGCGGCAATGGTCAGGTCGCACATTAGATGCAGCACGTGGCCGCCGCCGATGGCGTAGCCCGCCACCATCGCCACTACCGGTTTAGGGCAGGTACGAATATCGCGCTGGAAATCCAGCACGTTGAGGTGGTGGGTGCCCTCTTCATCCTGGTAGCCGCCATAGTCTCCGCGAATGCGCTGGTCACCGCCGGAACAGAACGCTTTGTCGCCTGCGCCAGTCAGCAGAATGGCGCCAATAGCGCTGTCGTGGCGGGCGCGGTTAAGCGCTTGGGCCATCTCGCTAACCGTTAGCGGGCGAAAGGCGTTGCGAACCTCTGGCCGGTTGATGGTAATGCGGGCAATGCCATCGGCAGTGGTGTGGTACAAAATATCCTGATAGCCATCGGAGCGATCCTGCCACTCGACTGGTGCATAGAGTTCCGTTTCAGTGAGTCCGTTGATCATGCCAGTCTCTTTTTATCTGTTGAGGCGAAATGCTTGCAGCGAGCCGTTTAACCCAGGAAGCCCGCCACGACTAAACCCAGCGCCACAATACTAAGCAACGCAGCCCCACCGTACATTAGTTTTTTGTTGATTGAGTCATTACCCACGCTGATATCAAACATCCCATGGCGCAGGCGGTGGGCGGCGTGAAAGAGCGGCAAACAGACCACCGCCCCAACAAACAGAAAGCCCGGTACGCTAAACAGCAGTGCCGATGCGCGCTCATAGCTCAGCGCTTCGGCAGGCAGCAGGCCAAGGGGCAGTAGAACGGCGATAAAGAGAATCACGGCGGGCAGCAAGACGGCAAAACAAACGCCGCCCGCGCTAAACAGCCCCCACCAAAGCGGCTCATCAATGGCTTGTTTATGCCGATTGTCGTGTTTATTCATGGCTATTTTTTCCATACTTAGGCCCTCCCCAGTAGCCAGAAAAATAGCAGCGCAACGACCACCACTCCCGCCCACTGTCCGGCAACAATGGCCTGATCAGGCAGGCTGCGCCCGGCGATACGCAGCGGCATTACCCGGGGAAACAGCACAAAGAAGGTGGCGGCGTGAAACAGGCTAGCGGCGAGCGCTAGAAGATTCAGCACTAATACGATGGGAGAGCCCATAAAGGCGATCCACCCCTGCCAACTTTCTGCTCCTTGAAGAAGAGCAACCATACCGGCAAGCAAGCAGAGCGTAAAAAACACCAGCGGCAGCACCGTGGCTTCGCGCAGCATATAGAGTTTAAAGAAGCGGTGTTTCAGCCACCAGTTGCGTTTCAGTGGCGGCAGGCGTTGTGTTGATAATTTATCCATGACGTTCCTCCCCTACCCTTTGAACAGCGCAATGAGTGTGTGTTTGGCTGCCTCGACCTTGCCCTGATTCACAGCAGCGGCCGGATCAACGTGTTTGGGGCAAACCTTGGAGCAGAAGCCCACAAAGGTGCAGCTCCACACCCCCTCATGGCGGTTAAGTTCGGCCATACGCTGCTTCTTGCCATGGTCGCGGCTATCCAGGTTGTAACGGTGGGCCAGCGTTAGCGCCGCCGGGCCAAGGAACTCAGGATTAAGTCCAAACTGCGGGCAGGCGGAGTAGCAGAGACCACAATTAATGCAGTTGGCGAACTGCTTATAGCGGGCGAGCTGTTCGGGAGACTGCTGATAGGTTTCCGGTGCCTGGGGGTCGTAGGGTTTTACTGGGTTGTCATCGATCAGGTAGGGCTTAACCGCCGCCAGGTGCTCAAGGAATATTTCCATATCCACTACTAAATCCCGCTGCACCGGGAAGTGGGATAGTGGCTCGATGCGGATCTCGCCTTCGTAATCGCGCAGGAAAGTTTTACAGCCGAGCTTGGGAATGCCGTTCACCATCACACCGCAGGAGCCGCAAATCGCCATTCGGCATGACCAGCGGTAGCTCAAGGTACTATCGAGCTGCTCTTTAATATGGTTTAGGGCATCCAACAGCGAGGTGCTGTCGTCCACCGGCAGTTCGTACTGCTGCCAATAGGGTTCAGCCGAGCTGTCGGGCATGTAGCGCTTGACGCTGATGTGTTTGGTGATGATCTGCTGAGTATTCATGCCTTGCCCCCCTTGCCTGCATCGCCATAGGCCCGCTCAGCCGGTGCGGAGAACCGCACATCGACATCCTGCCAGT
This Vreelandella neptunia DNA region includes the following protein-coding sequences:
- the menC gene encoding o-succinylbenzoate synthase, giving the protein MQLALYRYSLPFLQPLVFKGERLANREGLLVSINGQWGEIAPLPGFSTETLAEAEAESLACLAALSRGEKVSPALQSVQFGFDCAQRSWPSNLPASLPPYPLLQGAPAALIQSLPTADWQASPPSRLKLKVARYAMEEELALIEQLAARLPTTKLILDANGGWTRQEAQRFCERLPLKQIDYLEEPCATFADTIAVAEATGVAIALDETLTRGEEWNYHPQLKALVIKPSLVGSLSICGALVQRARAGNLRVVISSSFESDLGLGLLSRLASVWAPDEPPGLDTGHWLTERVTTATGEVMTESLHCLSNMENSA
- a CDS encoding nucleoside recognition domain-containing protein, with the protein product MQITIHHLLAWITHLLKDALRVYLTLLKILIPALLIVKALELLGVIGWLGTVLAPLMSILGLPEQLGVVWAAALFTNLYTAIVVFLQVAGDMHLSTEQVTVLGALMLIGHSIPVEGAVAKRAGVPWWATLLLRVGGALLLAWLLHCFYSYFGLLQAPAALVWQPSLSPAPTLSNWAIAQLETLALIFVIILALIVLLKLLKKLGLERWIHLGLLPLLKLLGIGRSAANVTVIGFTLGLSYGAGLLIRDVQNGALNKRDSTLALCFLGLCHSVIEDTLLILMLGADIAGILWARLLFAVIVTAMIARWPRFIARLDERKRQ
- the menB gene encoding 1,4-dihydroxy-2-naphthoyl-CoA synthase — encoded protein: MINGLTETELYAPVEWQDRSDGYQDILYHTTADGIARITINRPEVRNAFRPLTVSEMAQALNRARHDSAIGAILLTGAGDKAFCSGGDQRIRGDYGGYQDEEGTHHLNVLDFQRDIRTCPKPVVAMVAGYAIGGGHVLHLMCDLTIAADNAIFGQTGPKVGSFDGGYGASYMARIVGQKKAREIWFLCRQYSAAQGLEMGLVNHVVPLDELEKESVRWCREMLQHSPMALRCLKAALNADCDGQAGLQELAGNATMLYYMTEEGQEGRNAFNEKRRPDFSRYPRNP
- the frdD gene encoding fumarate reductase subunit FrdD, with the protein product MNKHDNRHKQAIDEPLWWGLFSAGGVCFAVLLPAVILFIAVLLPLGLLPAEALSYERASALLFSVPGFLFVGAVVCLPLFHAAHRLRHGMFDISVGNDSINKKLMYGGAALLSIVALGLVVAGFLG
- a CDS encoding Zn-dependent hydrolase, with the translated sequence MNSFAEPKIATADLRTDSDRLWEALMEMAKLGATPKGGVNRQALTDLERQGRDLFIQWCRAEGCTIRIDNIGNIFARREGSDPNAKTVMAGSHLDSQPTGGKYDGCFGVLSGLEVIRTLNQHNITTQSPIEVVAWTNEEGCRFPPCMMGSGVFSGELEFDAMMARTDADGVTVSDALDAIHYRGCDSVSPDEIKAYFEPHIEQGPILEDTDTTIGVVIGGLGQKWFDLTLTGLEAHAGPTPMNLRRDAMMGAAEVTQALNRIAFEHQPHGRGTVGCMTLHPGSRNVIPGQVKMTLDMRHWEPEALIAMGKAVAAAVEDICQRHGLAYELTPTADFAPEHFNKECVDAVREGAKQLGLSHMDIISGAGHDAMFVGRVAPAAMIFIPCKDGISHNEIESATPEHVHAGCNVLLHAMLDAAGLAE
- the menE gene encoding o-succinylbenzoate--CoA ligase, which produces MKDTCPIHYWAKEAPQHIAIEAGSVKLSYLTLNRRVASLAQQLARKGFVPGDRLVVPAKGSLESLLLAWACLRAGVVFCPLNPAFPVAQQLDMAKRLQAGSVCQTESVDDYSSQLTSITLDFLAEADADEPPALDGRQLCNTIFTSGSSGTPKAVLHRVANHLASARGSASFIPVDQNSGWLLSLPLFHIGGYAIPFRVFMAGGRIILDDEPHTLPARLEQQSITHLSLVPTQLWRLLKAGFSPQRTQLRELLLGGAAIPAPLVAKMTSLGLTPKVSYGLSEMASQVCTGIPTAPGVVGKALPDREVRVVEGEIQVRGETLFCGYLNNGEIDPALNDEGWFATRDKGHFNSEGALVVEGRLDNGFISGGENIQPEAIEQRLVDHPGVAQALVVPVPHPEWGERPVAFIDWHGEGVTEQALSTWVREALPGFMVPDAWLAWPPGVGFKPSRTRFAELARARVDFTV
- a CDS encoding succinate dehydrogenase/fumarate reductase iron-sulfur subunit — translated: MNTQQIITKHISVKRYMPDSSAEPYWQQYELPVDDSTSLLDALNHIKEQLDSTLSYRWSCRMAICGSCGVMVNGIPKLGCKTFLRDYEGEIRIEPLSHFPVQRDLVVDMEIFLEHLAAVKPYLIDDNPVKPYDPQAPETYQQSPEQLARYKQFANCINCGLCYSACPQFGLNPEFLGPAALTLAHRYNLDSRDHGKKQRMAELNRHEGVWSCTFVGFCSKVCPKHVDPAAAVNQGKVEAAKHTLIALFKG
- a CDS encoding aspartate aminotransferase family protein, whose translation is MFGIKSKTKPEASSSSMEEGSSKTALNQHYWMPFSANRDFHANPRVIAGAEGRYYIDDQGRKLFDSLSGLWTCGAGHNREEIQKAVAAQLGSLDFAPGFQIGHPLAFRLAEKVASLTPSGLDHVFFTNSGSEAADTSVKMAKAYWRLKGKPEKTRMIGRAKGYHGVNIGGTSLGGIGGNRKHYGQLMDVTHLPHTLQSGHAYTRGQAETGAELADALLDQIALHDASTIAAVIVEPMSGSAGVIVPPKGYLDRLREICTAHDILLIFDEVITAFGRSGATTGAQAFGVTPDIMNVAKQITNGAIPMGAVIASSEIFDTFMHAGGPQHAVEFPHGYTYSAHPVACAAGLAALEMMERENFPAQVSAIAPAFEQKLHALKGRNHVVDIRNYGLAGAIQLTPRHGDPIIRPRDAHMALWEAGFYVRYGGDTLQFGPPFGTTEAELERLFDAVATTLDSLA
- a CDS encoding TetR/AcrR family transcriptional regulator; translated protein: MARTQDEIRQTNVKKILQAAEQLFAEKGYAGASMGEIAQLAEIPKSNVHYYFSTKKALYQDVLLELLEVWKQDALCFELYDDPRVVLSTYIRAKMNHSRNRAHGSKVWAAEVMQGAPILKERLRDNLYEWAKLKESKIREWVESGQINPVEPSYLLYMIWASTQHYADFDYQICLLNDDQPLDDLQFEKAVQSVTSVILRGIGLTA
- a CDS encoding Lrp/AsnC family transcriptional regulator — protein: MDAIDRRILDQLQRNSSLTNQALADKIGLSPSACLKRVNRLRGAGIIEQEVALLNPDALEQCLHMVVEVTMERDKKSLYQRFLTTALSAPEVKQCYQVTDECDFVLIVTVADLDEYDRFCDRVLYGDDNMRKFRTLLSRKRHKFDTSVQLSR
- a CDS encoding fumarate reductase subunit C, translated to MDKLSTQRLPPLKRNWWLKHRFFKLYMLREATVLPLVFFTLCLLAGMVALLQGAESWQGWIAFMGSPIVLVLNLLALAASLFHAATFFVLFPRVMPLRIAGRSLPDQAIVAGQWAGVVVVALLFFWLLGRA
- a CDS encoding CoA-acylating methylmalonate-semialdehyde dehydrogenase; the encoded protein is MSVVSHLINGELVESKRTLDVTNPSTGKVIRQVADADAADVERAIAGAQAAFPAWRDTPPAKRAQVMYRFKQLLEDNANRLVQLVSEEHGKTPEDAMGELKRGIENVEYACGVPELLKGEYSHNVGPGIDAWSNFQPLGVVAGITPFNFPAMVPLWMYPMAIACGNTFILKPSEKDPSAAMAVAELLQEAGLPKGVMNVIHGGREAVETLLDAKAVKAISFVGSTPVAEAIYSRGSAAGKRVQALGGAKNHAVVLPDADLENAANTLMGAAFGSCGERCMAISVAVCVGDQTAERLVETLLPKIAQLKVGPGTKRDLDMGPLVTAEHRDKVLGYIEDGVRAGATLVADGRDLKVAGFEEGYFVGGCLFDNVTAEMRIYQEEIFGPVLCVMRVASLDDAMQLINDHEYGNGTCLFTRDGEAARRFTDAIEVGMVGVNVPLPVPVAYHSFGGWKRSLFGDLHAYGPDSVRFYTRRKAVSQRWPSASEATRAEFSFPANQS